Proteins from a single region of Sphaerochaeta globosa str. Buddy:
- the arcC gene encoding carbamate kinase, translating to MDSKLIVIAIGGNSLIEDPKHVTVEAQYEAARKTAAHIAKLVKAGHRVVIAHGNGPQVGFILLRAEFSRSILHSVPLDSCVADTQGAIGYQLQMALKNEFTKIGMNPEVATVVTQVEVSDADPSFGKPTKPIGSFMTKDDADYHSQHDNWVCVEDAGRGYRRVVASPKPKAIVELETIRTLLNNKVIVIAGGGGGIPVVRDENGMLSGREAVIDKDLAAALMAKQLKADLFVISTAVEKVCLNYGKPNQKTLDTITVNEAEQYITEGHFAPGSMLPKVQAIVDFVRSTGNVGLITDPANLYGALYEGKGTKIVL from the coding sequence ATGGATAGCAAACTTATTGTAATAGCCATCGGCGGGAACTCATTGATAGAGGACCCAAAACACGTCACCGTAGAAGCCCAATATGAGGCAGCTCGGAAGACTGCAGCGCATATTGCCAAACTGGTGAAAGCCGGTCACCGGGTGGTCATTGCCCATGGAAACGGACCGCAGGTTGGTTTCATTCTTCTCAGGGCGGAATTTTCCCGCTCCATATTGCACAGCGTTCCCTTGGATAGCTGTGTTGCCGACACGCAGGGAGCCATCGGGTATCAACTGCAGATGGCATTGAAGAATGAGTTTACAAAAATCGGGATGAATCCTGAAGTTGCAACGGTGGTTACCCAGGTTGAAGTCAGCGATGCAGACCCTTCCTTTGGCAAGCCTACCAAGCCGATCGGGTCCTTCATGACCAAGGATGATGCAGATTACCACAGCCAGCACGATAATTGGGTGTGCGTAGAGGATGCAGGCCGAGGATACCGCAGGGTTGTAGCCAGTCCGAAGCCAAAAGCCATTGTGGAACTTGAGACGATTCGCACCCTGTTGAACAATAAGGTTATTGTCATCGCCGGAGGTGGTGGTGGTATTCCTGTAGTACGTGATGAGAATGGTATGCTCAGCGGCAGGGAAGCGGTCATTGACAAGGACCTTGCAGCCGCCCTGATGGCCAAGCAGTTGAAGGCCGATCTCTTTGTCATTTCAACAGCCGTTGAGAAAGTATGCCTGAACTACGGCAAACCCAATCAGAAGACGTTGGATACCATTACCGTCAACGAAGCCGAACAGTACATCACCGAAGGGCATTTTGCTCCTGGCAGTATGCTTCCAAAGGTGCAGGCCATCGTAGATTTCGTTCGCTCTACCGGTAATGTCGGCCTGATCACCGATCCTGCCAACCTGTATGGCGCCCTGTACGAAGGTAAAGGTACGAAGATTGTCCTCTAA
- a CDS encoding GntR family transcriptional regulator, with the protein MTKTEVLLDLQQRIISEEFLPGAWLVERDLSSEYGLSRTPIREVLNKLVLLGLITVQQNRGYQVRQFSFQDVVEIFNARRAIEGACARYACFTKAPDIDVRIQELRAKLLGLDIDKDGGSKAIAVGNEVHDYLIELAGNRYLKEFTYKLSSLMKLTRNLTKNRTAIEENSRQDHLKILDALEKRDADLCEQLMDQHLSNTCKALADTYLTSLTSFYA; encoded by the coding sequence ATGACAAAAACAGAAGTTCTCCTTGATTTGCAGCAACGCATCATCTCTGAAGAGTTCCTTCCCGGAGCCTGGTTGGTCGAACGCGACCTCAGTAGTGAATATGGGCTTTCCAGAACTCCTATTCGCGAGGTGCTGAATAAGTTGGTTCTGCTTGGTCTGATTACCGTGCAACAGAATCGCGGTTATCAGGTTCGCCAGTTTTCGTTTCAGGATGTGGTAGAAATTTTCAATGCCCGGAGAGCCATCGAGGGAGCCTGTGCCCGCTATGCTTGTTTTACCAAAGCCCCTGATATCGATGTGAGGATCCAAGAACTTAGGGCTAAGCTTCTCGGTCTGGATATCGATAAGGATGGAGGAAGCAAAGCGATCGCCGTCGGCAATGAGGTACATGATTATCTGATTGAACTTGCAGGGAATCGTTACCTCAAGGAATTCACCTACAAACTTTCATCGTTGATGAAACTCACCAGAAATCTAACCAAAAACAGGACTGCAATCGAGGAAAATTCACGCCAAGATCACCTCAAGATATTGGATGCCCTGGAAAAACGTGACGCGGATTTGTGTGAACAACTGATGGACCAGCACCTGAGTAATACGTGCAAGGCATTGGCTGACACCTATCTTACGTCTCTGACCTCCTTTTACGCCTAA
- a CDS encoding C4-dicarboxylate TRAP transporter substrate-binding protein: MKKSILIMALAALLLMPVFAQGTVEAKPDQEYVLRFGHVLTPEDTFNKQYLEWSKAVAARTNGKLKIEVYPSAQLGVEEDVLEQIRLGSNVGWQTDPARLGNYVKEWGILYMPFFLGGIDDVEKLLDSKVVKGWVDQLEKQHQIKVVSYAWVQGFRNIFTNKPGKSPAELRNSLIRTANAPAWLATVNSLGSKAVALAYGELYNGIQTKVVDGCELPYAAAKQLKVYEVADYIVETQHIFQLNVMVVSAAWFNKLPADYQQILIEECNKAGLVASNILLKNAEADRQFMIDQGMTYIPHSDLDVAAFKASGEAAYKALGLDAAKAAVYAELGK; the protein is encoded by the coding sequence ATGAAGAAAAGTATCCTGATTATGGCACTCGCAGCACTGCTGCTGATGCCCGTCTTTGCTCAAGGAACAGTCGAAGCAAAACCCGACCAAGAGTATGTGCTGAGATTCGGCCATGTGCTCACTCCTGAGGACACATTCAACAAGCAGTATTTGGAATGGTCGAAGGCTGTAGCAGCCAGAACCAATGGCAAGTTGAAGATTGAGGTCTATCCCAGCGCCCAACTCGGTGTCGAGGAAGACGTTCTTGAACAAATTCGCCTTGGCTCCAACGTTGGTTGGCAGACCGACCCCGCCCGTCTTGGCAACTATGTCAAGGAATGGGGTATACTGTACATGCCGTTCTTCCTTGGTGGCATTGATGATGTAGAGAAACTGCTCGATTCCAAAGTCGTAAAGGGTTGGGTCGACCAGCTCGAGAAGCAGCACCAGATCAAGGTTGTATCGTACGCATGGGTACAGGGATTCCGCAACATTTTCACCAACAAGCCTGGAAAGAGCCCTGCAGAGCTGCGCAACAGCTTGATCAGAACTGCAAACGCTCCGGCATGGCTTGCAACTGTCAACTCCCTTGGCAGCAAGGCAGTCGCACTGGCATATGGTGAGCTGTACAACGGCATCCAGACCAAAGTTGTTGATGGTTGTGAGCTCCCCTATGCCGCAGCAAAACAGCTGAAGGTGTATGAGGTTGCAGATTACATTGTTGAAACCCAGCACATTTTCCAGCTGAACGTCATGGTTGTCAGTGCTGCTTGGTTCAACAAGCTGCCCGCCGACTATCAGCAGATCCTGATCGAAGAGTGTAACAAGGCCGGTTTGGTTGCTTCCAACATTCTGCTCAAGAATGCTGAAGCAGACCGCCAGTTCATGATCGACCAGGGCATGACCTACATCCCGCACAGCGATCTTGATGTTGCCGCTTTCAAGGCTTCCGGCGAAGCTGCCTATAAGGCACTCGGTTTGGATGCTGCAAAAGCTGCAGTCTACGCTGAACTCGGGAAATAA
- a CDS encoding TRAP transporter small permease encodes MNRIAKAYKKFCDIELAVGAVLLISTVFILTFAAILRTIGFPINWGLDLALLMFTWSVYVGADTALRDDKMVNVEIFQQFLKPKTKKILQLVIYILILLFLFLMVYYGFYLAYSSRFRTFQGIPFMSYTWATLSMPIPSVFMIITTCLKIRNLLKNDSAVGSKEVR; translated from the coding sequence ATGAACCGTATAGCAAAAGCTTATAAAAAGTTCTGCGATATCGAACTTGCCGTCGGGGCTGTCCTGCTCATCTCCACGGTCTTCATCCTTACCTTTGCAGCAATCCTCAGAACCATTGGCTTTCCAATCAACTGGGGGCTCGATCTTGCCTTACTGATGTTCACCTGGTCAGTCTACGTAGGTGCTGATACTGCCCTTCGGGATGACAAAATGGTCAACGTCGAGATTTTTCAACAATTTCTCAAACCCAAAACAAAGAAAATTTTGCAATTAGTCATTTATATACTCATTCTTCTCTTCCTCTTTCTTATGGTCTACTACGGTTTCTACCTCGCATACTCATCCAGGTTCCGTACCTTCCAGGGTATTCCCTTTATGAGCTATACCTGGGCGACCTTGAGTATGCCCATTCCTTCGGTTTTCATGATCATCACCACCTGTTTAAAAATTCGTAATCTTCTGAAAAATGACAGTGCCGTCGGCTCAAAAGAAGTGAGGTAA
- a CDS encoding TRAP transporter large permease, producing MILVLLIFLLLLFIGVPVGFSLGISGIFYFLQHMELPLATVVQLPISQTQSVTLLAVPLFIFAGSLMNSSGITTRLIKLAMQLAGHMRGGMAQVSVVLSTLMGGCSGSSNADAAMEARILGPEMLKQKYPRGYTAVVIGFTSLITSTIPPGVGMILYGTVGEVSIGRLFSAGIMSGLIMMAAFMITVAITARFRKFPKAREHRASIKEIVLSLKDTIWALIFPIVLIGSLRMGLFTPSEVGAFACVYALIVGFFVYKEMTIKSLIATLKEAIRDIGGIMFMISMSAVFAYGIPMDQIPQKLTTLITGFTNSQFVVMGIVFFLYVIFGMFMDGSIVILLLTPILMPIVRTIGIDPVLFGVVTSIIVTMGILTPPVGIAMYIVNGILGVPMSEYLKESIPFFIVTILVGVLLLAIPDVILFLPNMLYGVAS from the coding sequence ATGATTCTTGTATTACTTATATTCCTGTTGCTGCTCTTCATCGGAGTCCCCGTAGGTTTTTCCCTGGGTATCTCCGGGATATTCTATTTTCTGCAACATATGGAACTGCCCTTGGCAACCGTTGTGCAGCTGCCGATCAGCCAAACACAAAGTGTGACATTGTTGGCAGTCCCGTTGTTCATTTTTGCAGGAAGCCTGATGAACAGCTCGGGAATCACCACCCGCCTGATCAAGCTTGCCATGCAACTTGCCGGCCATATGCGCGGAGGAATGGCGCAGGTCAGCGTTGTTCTGAGCACCCTTATGGGTGGCTGCTCCGGCTCCTCCAATGCCGATGCGGCCATGGAAGCGCGTATTCTTGGACCTGAAATGCTCAAGCAAAAGTATCCCCGCGGGTATACCGCCGTGGTAATCGGCTTCACAAGCTTGATTACCTCCACCATTCCTCCTGGAGTCGGCATGATACTTTACGGAACGGTTGGCGAGGTTTCCATCGGAAGATTGTTCTCTGCCGGTATTATGAGCGGTTTGATTATGATGGCAGCATTCATGATTACCGTAGCAATTACTGCACGCTTTCGTAAGTTCCCTAAAGCCCGTGAGCATCGTGCATCCATCAAAGAAATTGTTCTTTCCTTGAAAGATACCATCTGGGCCTTGATTTTCCCGATTGTTCTGATTGGAAGCTTGAGAATGGGCTTGTTCACCCCCTCTGAGGTCGGTGCATTTGCTTGCGTGTATGCACTCATTGTGGGTTTCTTCGTATACAAGGAAATGACCATCAAGAGCCTGATTGCTACCCTCAAGGAAGCCATCAGGGATATCGGTGGAATTATGTTCATGATTTCCATGAGCGCAGTCTTTGCCTACGGCATCCCGATGGACCAAATTCCCCAGAAATTAACCACCCTGATCACCGGTTTCACCAACAGCCAGTTTGTCGTAATGGGCATCGTATTCTTCCTCTATGTCATCTTCGGCATGTTCATGGACGGCTCGATCGTCATCCTTCTGCTCACCCCGATTCTCATGCCGATCGTCCGTACCATCGGTATCGACCCGGTTCTCTTCGGTGTTGTGACCAGCATCATCGTCACCATGGGCATTCTTACTCCACCGGTAGGTATAGCCATGTACATTGTCAACGGAATTCTTGGTGTACCGATGTCTGAATATCTGAAAGAAAGCATTCCTTTCTTCATCGTCACCATTCTCGTGGGAGTACTGCTCCTTGCTATCCCCGATGTCATCCTCTTCTTGCCGAACATGCTGTACGGCGTAGCCAGCTAA
- a CDS encoding aldo/keto reductase, which produces MKYKTLGKSGIDISMISMGGHEYLPNHKSRGFNEDFEKAITAGYIFPGFGGENRKNILKASYDLGINFYDVTHDSEKDALGRNFLELPPPYPVYIQTRPEGFVYTYDEHNKKMADYQTLKAEAVRILKLLRRDSIDFFNFAFMKSALEHDPEYLAKISYNIEHLKKEGLIRFACADTFSGESTYLKQIATGSFDVVYINFNLADHQGTKRVFKEAAKLGMGVVAREAFMKGSLFEMAKEAGIENKTLLAHAAMKWVYSFDEVSSIVYGTGKAEHLYDSASILEDLHMSEEEQNLIEAIKKTELFKTYETKKNEEFLQ; this is translated from the coding sequence ATGAAATACAAAACACTTGGAAAGTCCGGCATCGATATCTCCATGATCAGCATGGGAGGCCATGAATACCTACCCAATCATAAGTCCAGAGGTTTCAACGAGGACTTTGAGAAGGCCATCACAGCTGGATACATCTTCCCCGGTTTCGGGGGAGAGAACCGCAAGAACATCCTCAAGGCTTCCTATGACCTGGGCATAAACTTCTATGATGTGACCCATGACTCGGAGAAGGATGCGTTAGGTAGGAACTTCCTTGAACTTCCTCCACCCTACCCGGTATATATCCAGACCCGACCCGAAGGGTTTGTCTACACCTACGATGAGCACAACAAGAAAATGGCCGACTACCAGACCCTCAAAGCCGAGGCTGTGAGAATTCTCAAGTTGCTCAGACGTGACAGTATCGACTTTTTCAACTTTGCTTTCATGAAAAGTGCTCTTGAGCACGATCCTGAGTACTTGGCAAAGATTTCCTACAATATCGAACACCTCAAGAAGGAAGGCCTCATTCGCTTCGCATGTGCCGATACCTTCAGCGGGGAGAGCACCTACCTCAAGCAGATTGCCACCGGCAGTTTCGATGTAGTCTACATCAATTTCAACCTTGCAGATCACCAGGGTACAAAACGAGTATTCAAAGAAGCTGCGAAACTCGGTATGGGTGTAGTTGCAAGAGAGGCTTTCATGAAAGGCTCCCTCTTTGAGATGGCCAAGGAAGCAGGTATTGAGAATAAGACATTGCTCGCCCATGCAGCCATGAAGTGGGTTTACTCCTTCGATGAAGTATCGAGTATTGTCTACGGAACAGGAAAGGCAGAGCATCTCTATGATTCTGCATCCATTCTCGAGGACTTGCACATGAGCGAGGAAGAACAGAACCTTATCGAAGCCATTAAGAAGACTGAGCTGTTCAAAACCTATGAAACGAAAAAGAACGAAGAGTTCTTACAATAG
- a CDS encoding dihydrodipicolinate synthase family protein — MNFEAKGIITAMVTPLTADYKIHEKGLRKLVNYMIDGGVHGLFVVGTSGEFYGFSPEQRRDAFQICIDEAKGRVPVYAGVNGITTAEAVGYAQMAEEAGADAISVLTPMFISVTQAELYQHYADIAASTKLPMLLYNNVGKTNVNIGVDTVVKLSKIKNIVGVKDSSGDFTLTSEYIRNTYQAEKPFYVLSGRDTLIHACLCYGGHGAITACANIAPRLMADIYDKYVSGDVAGSLEAQYRIAPVRMAFNLGSFPTILKESLELLGIDAGPCFAPVGPMSIESKELLKKALIQAGVLN, encoded by the coding sequence ATGAATTTCGAAGCAAAAGGTATTATCACTGCAATGGTTACCCCGTTGACAGCTGACTATAAGATCCACGAGAAAGGACTACGCAAGCTGGTCAACTATATGATCGATGGAGGAGTGCATGGACTGTTTGTAGTCGGCACTTCCGGTGAATTCTACGGGTTTTCACCAGAACAACGTCGCGATGCATTCCAAATCTGCATCGATGAGGCGAAAGGACGGGTCCCCGTGTATGCCGGGGTAAACGGCATTACCACCGCCGAGGCCGTAGGCTACGCCCAAATGGCCGAGGAAGCGGGAGCCGATGCCATCAGCGTGCTGACACCGATGTTCATCAGCGTCACCCAGGCAGAACTCTATCAACATTATGCCGATATTGCTGCTTCCACAAAGCTACCGATGTTGCTCTATAACAACGTGGGAAAGACCAATGTGAACATTGGTGTGGATACTGTGGTGAAGCTTTCCAAGATTAAGAATATCGTAGGGGTTAAGGACAGCAGCGGCGATTTTACCCTGACCAGCGAGTACATCCGCAATACCTATCAGGCAGAGAAACCTTTCTATGTTCTGAGTGGACGGGATACCCTGATTCATGCCTGTCTCTGTTATGGTGGTCATGGTGCAATTACAGCATGTGCAAACATTGCTCCACGCCTGATGGCAGACATCTATGACAAGTATGTCAGCGGTGATGTAGCGGGATCACTTGAGGCCCAGTACAGAATTGCCCCGGTGAGAATGGCCTTCAACCTGGGTTCCTTCCCCACCATCCTCAAGGAGAGCCTTGAGCTCTTGGGCATCGATGCCGGTCCCTGTTTCGCCCCCGTTGGTCCTATGAGCATTGAGAGCAAGGAACTTCTGAAAAAGGCGTTGATCCAAGCAGGAGTATTGAACTAG
- a CDS encoding SDR family NAD(P)-dependent oxidoreductase translates to MRLANKRVIITGGNRGIGRAITERFLKEGARVALLVRRDVSPFIKELTDKGYSVQARQTDITDYEQVKQAIDAIVQAWGGVDILVNNAAIISREGVLDMSLKAWHEVMDVNVNAAFYCSKAVIPYLSAQRSGTILNISSVAAKCGDITAAPAYGTSKGALTTFTRSLARQLAPYQVRVNAIAPHAIVTEMSAQWSDEKRKQVISAIPLGRMGTVEEVASTALFLASNEASFITGETVNINGGYLMD, encoded by the coding sequence ATGAGATTAGCAAACAAACGGGTGATTATCACTGGGGGGAATCGGGGAATCGGTAGAGCAATCACCGAGCGTTTTCTCAAAGAAGGGGCACGGGTGGCACTTCTTGTACGCCGTGATGTTTCTCCCTTCATCAAGGAACTTACCGATAAAGGGTATAGCGTACAGGCAAGGCAGACCGATATCACCGACTATGAGCAGGTGAAACAAGCTATTGATGCAATAGTCCAAGCATGGGGCGGCGTTGATATTCTGGTGAATAATGCAGCAATCATTTCCCGTGAGGGGGTATTGGATATGTCACTAAAGGCTTGGCATGAGGTAATGGATGTGAATGTCAATGCAGCTTTTTACTGCAGCAAGGCAGTAATTCCATATCTGAGTGCTCAGAGAAGCGGTACTATTCTGAACATCTCCTCCGTAGCTGCCAAATGCGGCGATATTACGGCAGCTCCGGCCTATGGGACTTCCAAGGGGGCCCTAACCACCTTCACCCGGTCCCTTGCCCGTCAGTTGGCACCGTACCAAGTTCGGGTAAATGCCATCGCTCCCCATGCCATTGTTACAGAAATGAGCGCTCAGTGGTCGGATGAGAAACGTAAGCAAGTTATCAGTGCCATTCCGCTCGGTCGCATGGGTACTGTTGAGGAAGTAGCCTCGACGGCGCTTTTCTTGGCAAGTAATGAAGCCTCGTTCATAACCGGTGAGACGGTCAATATCAATGGTGGGTATTTGATGGACTAA
- a CDS encoding queuosine precursor transporter, whose translation MDKQSQGMNKKELFLFALYITGIVLVNTVGSKIINLFGVRVSVGIFFMPVLFLVTDIVGEVKGHEHASLFVHYSIIMLVILFVTTALFVQVAPHPSWELQQAYRQIFGMSMRMSLASLVSFSISQTVDVNIFLFFKKLSNGKKLWLRNNLSTITSQFIDTVIFMFIAFYQTTPKFTVAFVFSLIIPYWLFKVVFALLDTPFCYLGVKWLSKEEN comes from the coding sequence ATGGATAAACAGTCGCAAGGCATGAACAAAAAGGAACTCTTTCTCTTTGCTCTCTACATAACAGGAATAGTATTGGTTAATACGGTAGGAAGCAAAATCATAAACCTTTTTGGTGTCAGGGTTTCTGTGGGAATTTTCTTTATGCCGGTCCTCTTTTTGGTCACCGATATTGTCGGTGAAGTGAAGGGTCACGAACACGCCTCGCTTTTTGTGCACTATTCCATCATTATGCTGGTAATCCTTTTTGTAACAACAGCACTATTCGTGCAGGTTGCCCCACACCCCAGTTGGGAATTACAGCAAGCGTACCGCCAAATCTTTGGAATGAGCATGCGCATGAGCCTGGCCTCACTGGTCAGCTTTTCTATCAGCCAGACAGTCGATGTAAATATTTTCCTATTTTTCAAGAAATTAAGCAACGGCAAAAAGCTTTGGCTGAGAAACAACCTCAGTACCATCACCAGCCAATTCATCGATACCGTCATTTTCATGTTCATTGCTTTTTATCAGACCACCCCAAAATTCACGGTTGCTTTTGTCTTCAGCCTCATAATTCCCTATTGGCTGTTCAAGGTTGTCTTTGCCCTATTGGATACCCCATTCTGTTACCTTGGGGTAAAATGGCTTTCCAAAGAAGAGAACTAG
- the lon gene encoding endopeptidase La translates to MSEQELLPIEQLLPNNLFILPVTGNPVFPGLFTPLMITDNQDVEIVNQAIKHGGFLGLLLIKDETESEEYSQENLYSVGTVAKIVKKIKLPDGGISIFISTLKRFETKQYYPSGPYLVAEVQYLEDIEDEPEELRAWTRLLLSEMKMLTKNNQIFSEEMRLNMVNIDHPGKLADFIASILNVERKQQQAILETLVVRRRIEKVLVFIKNEQNIAQVQAKIQARVNQKIEKNQREYFLREELKSIQQELGLTTNPKVELINRLKAKFKGLPLSTEAQETVDREMARFEAMDPSSPEYSISRTYLEIISDLPWKEPKAENFSIESARKILERDHYGMKDVKDRILEFLAVRKKKQDTKGSIICLVGPPGVGKTSVGISIARSLKKQYFRFSVGGMNDESEIKGHRRTYIGAMPGKIIQGLRITKAKNPVFLIDEIDKMGVSYQGDPASALLEVLDPEQNSSFRDTYLDIPFDVSEVLFICTANTLDTIPRPLLDRMEIIQLSGYTSEEKLAIGKKYLVPKSMEKHGLTKDEIKYTPAILRKIADEYAREAGVRNFEKSLHKINRKVALRLIESKPETLPVVIDDVLLHEFLGEPVFVEDEILKADRPGMAIGLAWTSMGGDTLIIEAQNTPGKGEIKLTGQLGEVMQESVSIAYTYLKAHAKEHKIDPSWFENNAIHLHVPEGATPKDGPSAGVTMTVALYSLVTGQTMAPNLAMTGELTLKGKVMPIGGLKEKVLAARRNKIDTIIIPQFNKRDLDKLDDALKSGITFHLVGSVEQVLSYAFPDDGKRSVMEPILPVVPKTNTSEIEAISKAIALAVREALSEH, encoded by the coding sequence ATGTCTGAACAGGAACTATTGCCGATCGAGCAACTGCTTCCCAATAATTTGTTTATTCTTCCAGTCACGGGAAACCCTGTGTTCCCTGGACTGTTTACCCCGTTGATGATCACCGACAATCAGGATGTCGAAATCGTCAACCAGGCTATCAAACATGGTGGCTTTTTGGGACTTTTGCTCATCAAGGATGAAACCGAGAGCGAGGAGTACTCCCAAGAGAACCTGTACAGTGTGGGAACTGTTGCCAAAATCGTTAAGAAAATCAAGCTCCCCGACGGGGGCATTAGCATATTCATCTCTACGCTCAAGCGTTTTGAGACCAAGCAGTACTACCCAAGCGGTCCGTACCTTGTTGCCGAGGTGCAATACCTCGAGGACATAGAGGATGAACCGGAGGAGCTGAGGGCATGGACCCGGCTCTTGCTCTCCGAGATGAAAATGCTTACCAAGAACAACCAAATCTTCAGTGAGGAGATGCGCCTGAACATGGTCAATATCGACCATCCGGGCAAGCTTGCCGACTTCATCGCAAGCATCCTGAATGTCGAACGCAAGCAGCAGCAAGCCATTCTTGAAACACTGGTGGTGCGTAGGCGCATAGAAAAAGTATTGGTATTCATCAAGAACGAGCAGAATATCGCCCAGGTGCAGGCAAAAATCCAAGCCAGGGTAAACCAGAAGATTGAGAAGAACCAGAGAGAGTACTTCCTACGCGAGGAGCTCAAGTCCATCCAACAAGAGCTGGGATTGACAACCAACCCCAAGGTTGAGTTGATAAACCGACTCAAGGCAAAATTCAAGGGCCTCCCCCTCTCAACTGAAGCCCAGGAAACGGTGGACCGTGAGATGGCTCGATTCGAAGCTATGGATCCCTCAAGTCCTGAGTACTCCATCAGCCGTACGTATTTGGAAATCATCAGCGACCTGCCGTGGAAGGAACCCAAGGCGGAGAACTTCAGCATCGAAAGCGCCCGCAAGATTCTTGAACGGGATCACTACGGTATGAAGGATGTAAAAGACCGAATTCTTGAGTTCCTTGCAGTCCGCAAGAAAAAGCAGGATACCAAGGGTTCCATCATTTGCCTTGTCGGCCCTCCGGGAGTCGGCAAGACCAGCGTGGGTATTTCCATTGCCCGTTCGCTGAAGAAGCAGTACTTCCGCTTCTCAGTCGGCGGCATGAATGATGAGAGCGAGATCAAGGGCCACAGAAGGACCTATATCGGGGCGATGCCTGGAAAAATCATCCAAGGGCTCAGGATTACCAAGGCTAAGAACCCAGTTTTCCTCATCGATGAAATTGACAAGATGGGTGTCTCCTACCAGGGAGATCCTGCCAGTGCATTGCTTGAGGTACTCGACCCCGAGCAGAATTCCTCCTTCCGTGATACCTACCTTGACATCCCCTTCGATGTAAGTGAGGTTCTGTTCATCTGTACCGCCAACACGCTCGATACCATTCCCAGGCCCCTCTTGGACCGCATGGAAATCATCCAGCTCTCCGGCTATACCAGCGAGGAAAAGCTGGCCATCGGAAAGAAATACCTGGTACCCAAGTCGATGGAGAAGCATGGCCTGACCAAGGATGAAATCAAGTACACACCGGCTATTCTCAGAAAGATTGCCGATGAGTATGCCAGAGAGGCAGGAGTCAGAAATTTCGAGAAGTCACTGCATAAGATCAATCGCAAGGTTGCACTTCGTTTGATCGAGAGCAAGCCGGAAACATTGCCGGTGGTCATCGACGATGTATTGTTGCATGAATTCCTTGGAGAGCCGGTTTTTGTGGAAGATGAAATTCTCAAAGCCGACCGCCCGGGAATGGCAATCGGTCTTGCATGGACCAGCATGGGTGGCGATACCCTGATCATCGAAGCGCAGAATACTCCGGGAAAAGGCGAGATCAAACTCACCGGTCAGCTTGGAGAGGTCATGCAGGAGTCGGTGAGCATCGCTTACACATACCTGAAGGCGCATGCCAAGGAACATAAGATCGATCCCAGTTGGTTTGAGAATAATGCAATACACTTGCATGTACCCGAAGGGGCTACTCCCAAGGATGGCCCGTCGGCAGGCGTAACCATGACAGTCGCCCTCTACAGCTTGGTAACCGGCCAGACGATGGCACCCAACCTTGCGATGACAGGAGAGCTGACGCTCAAAGGTAAGGTAATGCCTATCGGAGGACTCAAGGAGAAGGTGCTTGCTGCCAGAAGGAACAAGATCGACACGATCATCATTCCCCAATTCAACAAGCGCGACTTGGACAAGCTGGACGATGCATTAAAGAGCGGCATCACCTTCCACTTGGTCGGTTCAGTTGAGCAGGTACTCTCCTATGCCTTCCCGGATGACGGCAAGCGCTCGGTCATGGAACCGATTCTCCCCGTTGTCCCAAAGACCAACACCAGTGAAATCGAAGCTATCAGCAAAGCGATTGCCCTGGCAGTCAGGGAGGCATTGAGTGAGCATTGA